The stretch of DNA AGGCCGGTTCCAGACGGGCAGCGGTATTCACGGAGTCGCCCAGAATCGTGTAATTCATGCGCTTGCTCGAACCCACGTTGCCGACGATCACTTCACCAGTGTTGATGCCGATGCGGATGTCGATGCGAGGGAGTTTCTGCTCTTCCCATTTCTTCTGCAGTTCCCCGAGTTTTTTGAGCATGCGCAGCGCTACCTGACAAGTGCGCTTGGCATGGTCGGCCATGGGCACAGGCGCACCCCAGAAAGCCATTACTGCGTCTCCGATGAATTTATCGAGCAGGCCGTTGCTCTCAATCACGATGTCGGCCATTGTTCCAAGATATTCGTTGAGCAGGGAAACCAGGTCTTCCGGACCCAGAGCCTCGGAAATGGTTGTGAATCCGGCCACGTCTGAAAACAGGATCGTGATCGTCCTCTTTTCTCCGCCCAGCTTGAGCTTGTCCGGGTTCTTCATCAGTTCAGTAATGACATTCGTATCTACATAGTTGGCGAACACTTTCCTCAGTTTCAGCTTTTCCTTCTGTTCAGTGAAATACTTGATTCCCAGTACATAGAAAAAGTTGATGCACAGTCCCAGGGAAGGTGTCAAGCAGTCAAAAAAGTATCTGTCGTTGTGCAACACCATTGCAGAACCCAGGACTAAAACCAGTATGATGGTTACGAGGAAAAAAGTGCTGGAGATAGGTTTGAAAAAATAAAACACAAAATAGCTCAAACACATCATCAGGAAAAATGACAGACCCAGAACCCGGGAGCTGATTTCAAAGATCTGCAATCTGTAATAAAGGCTGTTGTAAATATTCGCATGCAGTTCGACTCCTGTCATTCTCTTGTTGGATTCCACTTTCCAGGGAGTGATTACAAAATCCTGATCTTCAAGGGAAGTCGGACCGACCATCACTACATTGTCCCTTACCAGATTTTCGATTTCCTTTTTCTTCTCTTCCCAGATCTTGTCATCCAGGAAATAATAAAGGGGAATCTGCGGTATGGTACCGGTTCCACCCCAGAACGTATGGTTAATCTTTGCAAAGCTGCAGAAACGGGAATCTACATACTTAACTTTGAAATTCTGATATTCGGGTTCTTTACCCTGTGCATTTTTAGTGGTTGAAACTTCAGCCGAATTGCCAGGACCGTTTTCTTCATCCGAGAGAGATCCCATGGGAATTCTCATCAGGTTCGGATATCTGTCCAGCACGAATTTCGCATTTTCCGGTTTGGAATAATTAGCTGCCAGGAAAAGGCTCAAGGCAAAGGAATAATACTCAACTGGATCTTCCACTTTTTTCCCCTTGAACCACAGGTATGAACAGCGAGCTGTGCCATCGTCATCAAAAGGCATATTGATCGCACCGAACGAGTAAGCAAGATCTGAAATTCTCTTATATGGCTTCACCATCTGAAAATTAAGGGAGTTATCCGGCATTTTTTCTTCCAGCATTTTGGTTGCCAGAACCACTCTTGAAACGTTGCGGATCTTCTGGATTGACTTTTCAAACTCCATGTCAGCTTCCGGGGGGACAGTTTCATCCTGGAAAATGAAATCGAAACCGATGGCTGCAGGTTCCATGGGCTGCAGTCTGTCGAGTACTTTGGCAAAGCACCAGCGGAACAGGGACCTGTCGTTCTGATTGAAAACTCCAATTTCTTTGGTGTGCTCAGCAAGATAGCTGTAAGTTTTGTCGTCCCTGGCTACTATGACTGCCTTGCTCGGGAACTGGTCGGCTGCAGGAGTATCGAAGTGCACCATGCGGTCATATGACAGCAGCGCCAGTTTAGGAAACATCGGATTCAGGTATAAAAAATAGGTCAG from Candidatus Wallbacteria bacterium encodes:
- a CDS encoding adenylate/guanylate cyclase domain-containing protein yields the protein MKAKLQKFLLFPLIISVLLTYFLYLNPMFPKLALLSYDRMVHFDTPAADQFPSKAVIVARDDKTYSYLAEHTKEIGVFNQNDRSLFRWCFAKVLDRLQPMEPAAIGFDFIFQDETVPPEADMEFEKSIQKIRNVSRVVLATKMLEEKMPDNSLNFQMVKPYKRISDLAYSFGAINMPFDDDGTARCSYLWFKGKKVEDPVEYYSFALSLFLAANYSKPENAKFVLDRYPNLMRIPMGSLSDEENGPGNSAEVSTTKNAQGKEPEYQNFKVKYVDSRFCSFAKINHTFWGGTGTIPQIPLYYFLDDKIWEEKKKEIENLVRDNVVMVGPTSLEDQDFVITPWKVESNKRMTGVELHANIYNSLYYRLQIFEISSRVLGLSFFLMMCLSYFVFYFFKPISSTFFLVTIILVLVLGSAMVLHNDRYFFDCLTPSLGLCINFFYVLGIKYFTEQKEKLKLRKVFANYVDTNVITELMKNPDKLKLGGEKRTITILFSDVAGFTTISEALGPEDLVSLLNEYLGTMADIVIESNGLLDKFIGDAVMAFWGAPVPMADHAKRTCQVALRMLKKLGELQKKWEEQKLPRIDIRIGINTGEVIVGNVGSSKRMNYTILGDSVNTAARLEPACKQYGVRTLISDNTMELVKDDFILREVDLVRVKGKFKPTGIYELIAEKSEAASMDLKYLDCFSEALALYKQMKWDEAIAKFHEVYEMKHDKTSKIYIDRCEEFKKDPPSADWDGVYVMTTK